A single genomic interval of Helianthus annuus cultivar XRQ/B chromosome 13, HanXRQr2.0-SUNRISE, whole genome shotgun sequence harbors:
- the LOC110899442 gene encoding uncharacterized protein At3g28850, translating into MGCVSSHLLNQDDDFTQISHHIVSLTSSTYGLLTLDPSSSPTTLPPTPSTRFTLGSYLHTPLTEPTTEPPPEVIDSLELMAGLDSTPEPSLMVLENAHKFQENAHPDHKNRILSKPGSCKPVFLNGFQENANPDHKNPILIKPGSCKPVFLDGFQENEYPDHKNRIFNKPGSYKPVFSDGFQENGKPDHKNRNLIKPGSCKPVFLNGFQENGNPDYKNRILIKPGCYKQVFLDGFEELCPPKGENRVVIYTTTLRGVRKTFEACNAVRAVLEGFGVAFCERDISMDRGFKQELWELMKGKDKCELVPPRVFVKGKYVGGSDEVLRIVEEGCLGKLLECLPKAKVGYVCEVCGGARFLPCVVCNGSCKVVVVLKKGIDGKQLGKSVTVKCSDCNENGLVCCPICS; encoded by the coding sequence ATGGGTTGTGTGTCATCACATCTACTCAACCAAGATGATGATTTCACCCAAATCAGCCACCACATTGTATCACTCACCTCATCCACTTATGGTCTCTTGACCCTTGACCCATCATCCTCCCCCACCACCCTACCCCCCACCCCCTCAACCCGGTTCACTCTAGGCTCATACCTCCACACCCCACTCACCGAACCCACAACCGAACCACCACCAGAAGTCATTGACTCCTTGGAGCTCATGGCTGGTCTTGACTCCACCCCTGAACCATCCCTTATGGTTCTTGAAAATGCCCACAAATTTCAAGAAAATGCACACCCTGATCATAAAAATCGGATCTTGAGCAAACCCGGGTCTTGTAAACCGGTTTTCTTAAATGGGTTTCAAGAAAATGCAAACCCTGATCATAAAAATCCGATCTTGATCAAACCCGGGTCTTGTAAACCGGTTTTCTTAGATGGGTTTCAAGAAAATGAGTACCCTGATCATAAAAATCGGATCTTTAACAAACCCGGGTCTTATAAACCGGTTTTCTCAGATGGGTTTCAAGAAAATGGGAAACCTGATCATAAAAATCGTAACTTAATCAAACCCGGGTCTTGTAAACCGGTTTTCTTGAATGGGTTTCAAGAAAATGGGAACCCGGATTATAAAAATCGGATCTTGATCAAACCCGGGTGTTATAAACAGGTTTTCTTGGATGGGTTTGAAGAATTATGTCCACCCAAGGGGGAGAACAGAGTGGTGATCTATACGACGACGTTGAGAGGTGTTAGGAAGACGTTTGAGGCGTGTAATGCGGTTAGGGCGGTTCTTGAAGGGTTTGGGGTGGCATTTTGCGAGCGAGATATATCGATGGACCGCGGTTTTAAACAAGAGCTTTGGGAGCTAATGAAGGGGAAAGATAAGTGTGAATTGGTCCCACCTAGGGTGTTTGTGAAGGGGAAATATGTGGGTGGGTCAGATGAGGTTTTGAGGATAGTTGAAGAGGGGTGTTTGGGTAAGTTGCTTGAATGTTTGCCTAAAGCAAAAGTTGGTTATGTGTGTGAGGTTTGTGGTGGTGCAAGGTTCTTGCCATGTGTTGTTTGTAATGGAAGTTGTAAAGTGGTGGTGGTTTTGAAGAAAGGAATTGATGGAAAGCAATTGGGGAAGAGTGTGACTGTGAAATGTAGTGATTGTAATGAGAATGGACTTGTTTGTTGTCCCATTTGTAGTTGA
- the LOC110901796 gene encoding uncharacterized protein LOC110901796, with protein MAGTNNDITVLMTSNLFDDIIDGVAPDTSFYANDVRYKYGYYLTDDIYPEWATLVKSPSCPDDEKRLYFKKKQESARKDIKRAFGVLKKRWSIITQPSRILEKSKMKNVMYTCIILHNMILEDSGRAFCGESYDESIQPTNPILTYAEKEDIRAKIRARHTHQNLRADLTEHLWFYREQGGLDTDDE; from the coding sequence ATGGCTGGTACGAACAATGACATTACTGTTTTAATGACCTCGAATCTATTCGACGATATCATAGACGGTGTTGCACCAGATACTTCATTCTATGCAAACGACGTGCGATATAAATATGGCTATTATCTCACAGACGATATTTATCCCGAGTGGGCGACGTTGGTAAAAAGTCCCTCGTGTCCAGATGACGAAAAAAGATTGTATTTCAAGAAAAAACAAGAGTCAGCAAGAAAAGATATCAAGCGGGCTTTCGGTGTGTTAAAGAAAAGATGGTCTATCATCACCCAGCCTTCGAGGATACTTGAAAAAAGTAAAATGAAAAACGTTATGTATACGTGTATCATTTTGCATAACATGATATTGGAGGACTCTGGTAGAGCATTTTGTGGAGAAAGCTATGATGAAAGTATCCAACCGACAAACCCAATACTAACATACGCTGAGAAAGAAGATATCCGAGCAAAGATACGGGCTAGGCACACACACCAAAACCTTCGAGCTGATCTGACAGAGCACCTATGGTTTTATCGTGAACAAGGAGGACTCGACACAGACGACGAGTAg
- the LOC110899441 gene encoding growth-regulating factor 8 yields the protein MGDGNGARVTNCDVGLGINFVSSCKKNGGVMGVSGKVLFTATQWEELERQKKIYMYIMACIPVPPQLLSPLSVQSNRVSTGLKFSNGSDPEPWRCRRTDGKKWRCAKDVAPDQKYCERHAHKTRSRSRKPVETQSQNLTISAAHQQTRFMKNSSIPVSQSNNNQFQLPLQSSSVGSRNDHISKQDFKGVQPQNSYLDRDNHYLNTSGTDWSRIASGDECSLTLSTQSGANEVEFDDESFQMAVGMLRGDRDVYKPNHQRLNQASWGGSGVTPGGPLGEALCLGIASTQNDPYSQGYSYSTTTSSSCEGGSSHGLDFDFVNQRDD from the exons ATGGGTGATGGAAATGGTGCTAGAGTCACCAACTGTGATGTTGGGTTGGGAATCAACTTTGTGTCATCTTGTAAAAAGAATG GTGGGGTTATGGGGGTTTCTGGGAAAGTGCTTTTTACTGCAACTCAGTGGGAAGAACTTGAGAGACAGAAGAAGATCTATATGTATATTATGGCTTGTATACCTGTGCCTCCTCAGCTTCTCTCACCTTTATCTGTTCAATCCAACA GGGTGAGCACAGGTTTGAAATTCTCTAACGGGTCGGATCCAGAGCCATGGAGGTGTAGAAGAACAGACGGAAAGAAATGGAGATGTGCCAAGGATGTGGCTCCGGACCAGAAATACTGCGAGCGACACGCCCACAAGACCCGATCCCGTTCAAGAAAGCCTGTGGAAACCCAATCGCAGAACCTCACAATCTCTGCCGCACATCAACAAACCAGGTTCATGAAGAACAGTAGCATCCCCGTCTCGCAATCGAACAACAACCAATTTCAGTTACCGTTGCAGTCATCAAGCGTAGGATCAAGAAACGACCATATTTCCAAACAAGATTTCAAGGGAGTTCAACCGCAAAATTCCTACTTAGACCGCGATAATCATTATTTAAACACTAGTGGTACGGATTGGTCAAGAATCGCGAGTGGGGACGAATGTTCACTTACGTTATCAACGCAATCTGGTGCGAACGAAGTTGAGTTTGATGATGAGAGTTTTCAAATGGCGGTTGGAATGTTGCGTGGTGATAGAGATGTTTACAAACCAAACCACCAGCGGCTGAACCAAGCTTCTTGGGGGGGTTCGGGTGTGACACCTGGCGGGCCGTTAGGTGAAGCGTTGTGTCTTGGGATAGCTAGTACTCAAAATGATCCGTATTCTCAGGGGTATAGTTACAGCACGACTACCAGCAGCTCGTGTGAAGGCGGGAGTAGTCATGGGCTTGATTTCGATTTTGTGAACCAACGCGATGATTGA